Proteins encoded by one window of Monoglobus pectinilyticus:
- a CDS encoding phage tail assembly chaperone, translating into MGTLKGFLNPKKVENIKFVVSNRFVDDDGNPLEWELRALSAKESELLQTDCMIKKASSRRGVSSLDLDAALYTKKMMAKCVVKPDLNEIDIQDAYGVSCAEDVLGNMLTSGEYTALSNKLLDVNGFNEIFEDEVKEAKN; encoded by the coding sequence ATGGGAACATTAAAAGGGTTTTTGAATCCTAAGAAGGTTGAAAATATAAAATTCGTGGTGAGCAACAGATTCGTTGATGATGACGGTAATCCGTTAGAATGGGAACTTAGAGCACTTTCGGCAAAAGAAAGCGAATTGCTGCAAACCGATTGTATGATAAAAAAAGCTTCCAGCAGAAGAGGGGTGTCAAGTCTTGATTTAGATGCTGCTTTATACACAAAGAAGATGATGGCAAAATGTGTTGTTAAGCCGGATTTGAACGAGATTGACATACAGGACGCTTACGGCGTTTCTTGTGCGGAAGATGTTTTGGGAAACATGTTGACAAGCGGAGAGTACACAGCCCTTTCTAACAAATTATTAGATGTAAACGGTTTTAATGAAATATTTGAAGATGAGGTAAAAGAAGCAAAAAACTAA
- a CDS encoding LysM peptidoglycan-binding domain-containing protein — protein MAYSFFVAGTKLPVPPSSFTTKIVNKNETYELVDDGEINIIKKAGLKEFSFEVELPCTERPYANYEDGFLPPLHYLELFAYLKSELLPFQLDIYRELPSGEDTYYTNETVTLEDYTVTEEATNGQDVKVELNFKKYRQYSTATVMQDEDGLHYTIVRGTDKRINRVVDVKDGDTLATIAMREFGRADQNLIDYLYAINKENIDAECAKRGVSPPQIFPGMSIRLTDDSFGNIDEYNANNNVGDNKLQVEDVNKITEEGLTVTQYESIMQTVMGHQNRLNAMSSYMIYNYVDKNMPKEFRPIVRFLNYKGWLKGDDSGELGLTDDMLRILAALARSGAFGNDCPTPEDEKDWGD, from the coding sequence ATGGCTTATTCTTTTTTTGTGGCAGGAACAAAATTACCAGTGCCGCCGTCATCCTTTACAACTAAAATCGTAAATAAAAATGAGACGTATGAACTAGTTGATGACGGAGAAATAAATATTATTAAAAAAGCGGGATTGAAAGAGTTTTCATTTGAGGTTGAATTACCGTGTACAGAACGTCCATACGCTAATTATGAAGATGGTTTTCTTCCGCCTTTACATTATTTAGAATTATTTGCATATTTAAAAAGCGAATTATTACCGTTCCAACTTGATATTTATAGAGAACTCCCTAGCGGTGAAGATACATATTACACGAACGAAACTGTGACACTCGAAGATTATACAGTTACCGAGGAAGCGACTAACGGTCAAGACGTAAAAGTCGAATTGAATTTTAAAAAATATAGACAGTATTCAACCGCTACCGTTATGCAAGATGAAGACGGATTGCATTATACTATTGTCCGGGGTACAGATAAGCGAATAAACAGGGTTGTAGATGTGAAAGACGGTGACACTTTAGCCACTATAGCTATGAGAGAATTTGGACGGGCAGACCAAAATTTGATTGATTATCTATACGCTATAAATAAAGAAAACATAGATGCTGAATGTGCAAAAAGGGGAGTATCTCCACCACAGATATTCCCCGGTATGTCTATACGACTTACTGACGACAGTTTCGGGAATATCGATGAATACAACGCCAATAACAATGTTGGCGATAATAAGTTACAGGTTGAAGACGTAAACAAGATAACTGAGGAGGGATTAACAGTGACACAATACGAAAGTATAATGCAGACTGTTATGGGACATCAAAACAGATTAAACGCTATGAGCAGTTATATGATATATAACTATGTTGATAAGAATATGCCGAAAGAATTTCGGCCAATAGTAAGATTTTTAAATTATAAGGGTTGGTTAAAAGGAGATGACAGCGGAGAACTCGGTTTAACTGATGATATGCTTAGAATTTTAGCGGCTCTTGCCCGTTCCGGTGCTTTTGGTAATGACTGTCCTACCCCTGAAGATGAAAAAGACTGGGGGGATTAA
- a CDS encoding phage tail sheath C-terminal domain-containing protein, whose product MLGGGTFTTMNKVLPGSYINVISTGNATAALSDRGYVAVPMELDYSPEGVFEVTAADFQKNSVKLFGYEYNSEKMKNIREIFCKANTVYFYNICEGGKKATNTYATAKYPGEAGNQYKIKIEESVDDENRLNVLTIYNSTVVDVQQIEKITSASTENNGLVDNDYVDFKKNVVPTVTSGSSLSGGTKGTSSGATIQKALDSLESYSFNILICTLTQTTDKRLYVNYVKRLRDENGIKFQVVIHDPENEIPADYEGCIRVPNKVADGSESAHELVYWTGGAEAACRVNGSLTNVEYDGEYTVDTNYTQTELSNFIQSGFLAFHRVGNETRVLDDVNSLVTVTDGKSEDFKRNQTIRVTDQISNDIAVLFNTRYLGISPNDNMGRASLKNDIVKIHEDLRNIRAIENFASSDVTVEAGDKKGSVIVTDTITTIEAMRQLYMTVYVS is encoded by the coding sequence ATGTTAGGTGGAGGTACTTTCACGACTATGAACAAAGTTCTGCCAGGTTCATATATCAACGTAATATCAACTGGCAATGCGACGGCGGCTTTGTCTGATAGAGGTTATGTAGCCGTACCAATGGAGCTTGATTATTCTCCTGAAGGAGTTTTTGAAGTAACAGCTGCGGATTTTCAGAAGAATTCTGTAAAGTTGTTCGGCTACGAGTACAACTCAGAAAAAATGAAAAATATACGAGAGATATTTTGCAAGGCAAACACTGTGTATTTTTATAATATCTGCGAAGGCGGCAAAAAAGCAACAAATACATATGCTACAGCTAAATATCCGGGCGAAGCTGGAAATCAATATAAAATAAAAATTGAAGAATCGGTAGATGATGAAAACCGTCTTAATGTTTTGACAATTTATAACAGTACGGTTGTTGATGTTCAGCAAATAGAAAAAATTACATCAGCAAGCACAGAAAACAACGGACTTGTTGATAATGATTATGTTGATTTTAAAAAGAATGTTGTACCAACCGTAACATCTGGGAGTTCTTTATCCGGTGGTACTAAGGGAACCTCGTCAGGAGCCACAATACAAAAGGCTTTGGATTCGTTAGAATCTTATTCGTTTAATATTCTTATTTGCACATTGACACAGACAACAGATAAGAGATTGTATGTAAACTATGTGAAGCGATTAAGAGACGAAAACGGTATTAAATTTCAGGTTGTTATACATGACCCAGAAAATGAAATTCCGGCAGATTATGAGGGCTGTATTAGAGTGCCTAACAAGGTCGCTGACGGTTCTGAATCTGCGCATGAATTAGTTTACTGGACAGGCGGAGCAGAAGCGGCGTGCCGTGTAAATGGCTCTTTAACAAATGTTGAATATGACGGGGAATATACCGTTGACACTAATTATACACAAACGGAGTTATCTAACTTTATTCAGTCGGGGTTTTTGGCGTTCCATAGAGTTGGAAACGAAACCCGTGTGCTTGATGATGTTAACAGTCTTGTAACTGTAACCGATGGTAAGTCGGAAGATTTTAAACGCAACCAAACTATACGGGTAACAGACCAAATATCTAATGACATAGCTGTTCTTTTTAACACAAGATATCTGGGAATATCACCGAATGATAATATGGGCAGAGCCTCACTAAAAAATGACATTGTGAAAATACACGAGGATTTGAGAAATATAAGAGCAATTGAAAACTTTGCATCTTCTGATGTTACAGTCGAGGCAGGAGATAAAAAAGGCTCTGTAATCGTTACTGATACAATTACAACAATTGAAGCTATGAGACAGCTATATATGACTGTTTACGTTTCGTAA
- a CDS encoding DUF2634 domain-containing protein → MLPVISTPREKIIETKVVIYPSKTYEIDWENKRIAGSIDGVKALQQSIHLILLTQRYRYPIYSWDYATDIDPLYGMRKDFVVPELQCRIREALLQDDRITDIIDFKINHIERGKYDVSFAVKNKISDTLYINEVIEA, encoded by the coding sequence ATGTTACCAGTTATATCTACGCCTAGAGAAAAAATTATTGAGACTAAAGTAGTTATATACCCCTCTAAAACATATGAAATAGATTGGGAAAACAAACGTATAGCTGGGTCAATTGACGGCGTAAAAGCGTTACAGCAATCAATACACTTAATTTTACTAACTCAAAGGTATCGTTATCCAATATATAGTTGGGATTATGCTACAGATATTGACCCTCTATACGGTATGAGAAAAGATTTTGTTGTGCCTGAACTGCAATGTAGAATACGTGAAGCATTATTACAAGATGATAGGATAACGGACATTATAGATTTTAAAATTAACCATATAGAAAGAGGCAAATACGATGTTAGTTTTGCGGTGAAGAACAAAATATCAGATACGCTCTACATAAATGAGGTGATAGAAGCATGA
- a CDS encoding CHAP domain-containing protein, giving the protein MGYTENSGVYKEYDSTGQAWCAYFVSWCLKTAGISVYGTQGAAAAFAYMAENEGKGTFHGKGSGYSPKIGDLFLKDYNGVDWASHIGIVRTDAANGSFSSVEGNSSNSVASNTRNVSDYCYVTPPFNGSSVGAAPLAPQREIVIELPGGLGKIYTYETWNREEHGYSAWNSDSAQKKLITVSKQRNEYSFDGEGYGFVGKRYVVAMTSTFGDIGDYVDIYCADGRVINAVIGDEKSQTYEDWDNNPANKWGHENGQIVVEFLTNWSANPLHENPSSNGGVLKVINLGNYFNYPEYAIGFDGTGGVADSNSGKSITSIQTMSYIGASVDFRENPLNSKKMLNQNNIELYISGAEGVIYKPVVVDEITWETEAYGSPAQLEFTIIKDAYISFEEGDQVIFKYKGAPAFYGFIFQKQRTKQHHIKVTAYDQTRYFKNSDCFVFEGCTATEIVKSICNDYKIAYGQLEDTGIKLPLTVCDNVQVFQIIENALDYTVAQGGYRFLLWDNFGSLVLAPKFWYKKNYVVCDFTAQDFDYTTTINEGTYTRVKLYYDNDQTGTREVYIRDKSAEYPKFGVLQYCSTLDEGEDGVKKAEEIIKITTNKIRKLDIKGALGDVTVRGGTQVYVELNLGDIIQKKWMECFSAKHTFKNGEHFMDLHLVGGQFI; this is encoded by the coding sequence ATAGGATACACTGAAAATAGCGGTGTATACAAAGAGTATGACAGTACCGGGCAAGCGTGGTGTGCATATTTTGTTTCTTGGTGCTTAAAAACAGCCGGAATCAGTGTTTATGGAACTCAAGGCGCAGCGGCGGCTTTTGCATACATGGCAGAAAATGAGGGAAAAGGTACATTTCACGGTAAAGGAAGTGGCTATTCACCAAAAATCGGGGATTTGTTTTTAAAAGATTATAACGGGGTTGATTGGGCTTCACATATAGGAATAGTAAGAACGGACGCCGCAAATGGAAGTTTCTCAAGTGTGGAGGGAAACTCTAGTAATAGTGTTGCTTCTAATACCCGCAATGTTTCAGATTATTGTTATGTGACACCGCCTTTTAACGGTTCTAGTGTTGGTGCTGCTCCCTTAGCTCCGCAACGTGAAATAGTTATTGAGTTGCCCGGCGGTCTTGGAAAAATATATACATATGAAACGTGGAACCGGGAGGAACATGGATATTCTGCATGGAATTCTGATTCTGCGCAAAAGAAATTGATAACCGTTTCAAAACAGCGCAATGAATACAGTTTTGACGGTGAGGGATATGGATTTGTCGGCAAGCGTTATGTTGTAGCAATGACAAGCACATTCGGGGATATTGGTGATTATGTAGATATTTATTGTGCCGACGGTAGGGTTATAAATGCTGTAATAGGTGATGAAAAAAGTCAAACATATGAAGACTGGGACAATAATCCGGCTAATAAATGGGGACATGAAAACGGTCAAATTGTTGTTGAATTTTTGACAAATTGGTCAGCTAATCCATTGCATGAAAACCCGTCGTCAAATGGTGGGGTTTTAAAAGTTATCAATCTAGGAAACTATTTTAATTATCCCGAATATGCTATTGGATTTGACGGAACGGGCGGTGTCGCTGACAGCAATAGCGGTAAAAGTATAACATCAATACAGACTATGTCATATATAGGCGCCAGTGTAGATTTTAGAGAAAATCCTCTTAACAGCAAAAAAATGTTAAATCAAAATAATATAGAGTTATATATATCAGGAGCAGAAGGAGTTATATATAAACCGGTTGTAGTTGATGAAATAACGTGGGAAACAGAAGCGTACGGAAGTCCGGCACAGCTTGAATTTACTATTATCAAGGATGCGTATATATCTTTTGAGGAGGGCGACCAGGTTATATTTAAATATAAGGGTGCTCCTGCATTTTACGGTTTTATATTTCAAAAACAACGAACAAAACAACATCATATAAAAGTAACTGCTTATGACCAGACAAGATATTTTAAGAATAGTGACTGTTTTGTATTTGAGGGCTGTACAGCTACAGAAATAGTAAAATCTATTTGTAATGATTATAAAATAGCATATGGCCAACTTGAAGACACCGGAATTAAGTTACCGCTTACAGTTTGTGACAATGTTCAGGTTTTTCAAATAATCGAAAATGCTTTAGATTATACGGTAGCACAAGGCGGCTATCGTTTTTTATTGTGGGATAATTTTGGCTCTTTAGTTTTGGCTCCTAAGTTTTGGTACAAAAAAAATTATGTTGTATGTGATTTTACCGCCCAGGATTTTGATTATACAACAACCATAAATGAGGGTACATATACAAGAGTTAAGCTATATTATGACAACGACCAAACAGGTACAAGAGAAGTATATATCAGAGATAAGTCTGCCGAATATCCTAAATTTGGTGTACTGCAATATTGCAGTACCCTTGATGAGGGGGAAGACGGAGTAAAAAAAGCTGAGGAAATTATAAAAATTACTACTAATAAAATAAGAAAACTTGATATAAAAGGAGCGTTAGGAGATGTAACGGTAAGAGGAGGAACTCAGGTATATGTTGAGCTTAATTTAGGGGACATAATTCAAAAAAAGTGGATGGAATGTTTTAGTGCAAAACACACATTTAAAAATGGAGAGCATTTTATGGATTTACATTTAGTAGGAGGTCAATTTATATGA
- a CDS encoding DUF2577 domain-containing protein — MIDITEFTRAVKRVAVQAVKETVPANAVFGTVVSAEPLQIDVGYEKPISGSLIILPLCFDKKTYTTTSSGSPPHRHTIEIDNSLKVGDKVALLKMQGGQRHVVLGVV, encoded by the coding sequence ATGATTGATATAACAGAATTTACAAGGGCGGTAAAACGTGTTGCCGTTCAGGCTGTTAAAGAAACAGTTCCGGCTAACGCTGTGTTTGGGACGGTTGTTTCTGCTGAGCCGTTACAAATAGATGTTGGATACGAAAAACCTATAAGCGGAAGTCTTATAATACTACCGCTATGTTTTGATAAAAAAACATATACAACTACAAGCAGCGGTAGTCCGCCGCATAGACACACAATAGAAATTGATAACAGCCTAAAGGTAGGAGACAAAGTTGCACTGCTTAAAATGCAGGGCGGTCAAAGACATGTTGTATTGGGGGTTGTGTAA
- a CDS encoding tape measure protein: MKTAIEIQDKVTAPIKSMYNAMNLLISGFERMQNMPGNLVDTKSIAAARSELTNVKTVLSGAEKGAKKLNTASTSAGNAVKTIGQSSANISRVSSSMNSAVNSTKRFSTATTQSIQGLRGLVTSLSNVKNKIVSATTTGISKFKQLATSMKESSSSGNGMVGVLGKVAAAVGSVMGVKQIINLSDTMSQTKARLDLMNDGLQSTKELQDRIFDSAQKSRGSYQDTADLVSKLGLNAKDAFENTAQIVDFAEQVNKQFVISGASAEETKNATLQLTQALSSGVLRGDELRSIFEQAPTLIQSIANYMGVPIGRIRDMAAEGQITAETVKNALLGCADETNAKFASMPLTFSQLWTNFKNRAMQAFQPVLEKINELANNGKLEEYIGKIAEAMVTVSDVIMNVITWVLDHQDIVKAAFIGLSVAIGAMTVAMWAFNIASYANPVIWIVLAIIAVVALLVAGIVLVVEHWNEIKDAASACWEGVKSAWGNVTDFFKGIWNSIVSSVTGLWNNIVSIFTTIKNFFVGIWNSMYTVVSTFWGAIWNTISPIVMAIWNLISTIFTIIWTIISTIMQGIFHVISNVWNVIYNAVSGVLISIWNIITSIWNSIYSAVSGVLSSIWDAVSSIWNSIYNAISGVLSSIFSTVSSIWNSIFSAVRNKVVEIYNNVKDKFTEILNYLSGLKDKFLQKGHEMIDGLIMGIADKINGVTSKIKELGEKAVGAIKQFFNINSPSKVMRELGNFTFEGFNLGLADQINAIKNTSLNMGAVVTANSMPDLKANLDYSGKKDFSAMRETIASNTTNSTYIHAPVTVTQKNDIVVQNGESTDNLIKKLSRGMEENAEIVWKGVLA; encoded by the coding sequence ATGAAAACAGCAATAGAAATACAGGATAAAGTTACCGCACCTATTAAATCAATGTATAATGCTATGAATCTTCTTATTTCCGGATTTGAGAGAATGCAGAATATGCCTGGAAATCTTGTAGATACAAAGTCAATTGCCGCTGCACGTTCTGAATTAACAAATGTAAAAACGGTATTGAGCGGAGCAGAAAAGGGCGCTAAAAAGTTGAACACAGCGTCAACATCTGCCGGAAATGCTGTTAAGACTATTGGTCAATCATCAGCTAACATATCCAGAGTTTCAAGCTCTATGAATTCAGCTGTAAACTCAACCAAAAGATTTTCTACAGCCACAACTCAATCTATTCAAGGATTAAGAGGTCTTGTGACAAGCCTATCGAACGTAAAAAATAAAATTGTAAGCGCAACAACTACTGGTATATCTAAATTTAAACAACTTGCAACATCAATGAAAGAAAGTTCCTCTTCTGGTAATGGTATGGTTGGTGTGTTAGGAAAAGTAGCGGCGGCTGTAGGCTCTGTTATGGGAGTAAAACAAATTATCAACTTATCTGATACCATGTCTCAAACAAAGGCTCGGCTTGATTTAATGAATGATGGACTTCAAAGCACTAAAGAATTGCAAGATAGAATTTTTGATTCTGCCCAAAAGTCCAGAGGTTCATATCAAGATACGGCTGACCTAGTATCCAAACTCGGACTAAATGCAAAAGACGCATTTGAAAACACTGCACAAATCGTTGATTTTGCTGAACAAGTGAATAAACAATTCGTTATATCCGGTGCGAGTGCGGAGGAAACAAAAAATGCAACATTGCAATTAACACAGGCACTATCATCTGGGGTTCTTAGGGGAGATGAACTACGCAGTATATTTGAACAAGCGCCTACATTGATTCAAAGTATAGCGAATTATATGGGTGTGCCAATAGGGCGCATCAGAGATATGGCAGCAGAAGGACAAATAACAGCTGAAACGGTAAAAAATGCACTATTAGGGTGTGCTGATGAAACAAACGCTAAATTTGCTAGTATGCCATTAACATTTAGTCAGTTGTGGACAAATTTTAAAAATAGAGCTATGCAAGCGTTTCAGCCAGTTCTTGAAAAAATAAACGAGCTTGCAAATAACGGAAAGCTGGAAGAATACATAGGTAAAATAGCTGAAGCAATGGTGACGGTCAGTGATGTAATTATGAACGTCATAACATGGGTATTAGACCATCAAGATATAGTTAAGGCGGCTTTTATTGGGCTTTCTGTTGCTATTGGTGCAATGACTGTAGCTATGTGGGCTTTTAATATTGCTTCATATGCCAATCCGGTAATCTGGATTGTTTTGGCTATCATAGCAGTTGTAGCCTTATTAGTGGCTGGGATAGTTTTAGTCGTCGAACATTGGAACGAAATAAAAGATGCGGCAAGTGCTTGCTGGGAAGGTGTTAAAAGTGCTTGGGGGAATGTTACAGATTTCTTCAAAGGAATATGGAATAGTATTGTTTCCAGCGTAACAGGTCTGTGGAATAATATTGTTTCGATATTTACAACGATAAAAAATTTTTTTGTCGGCATTTGGAACAGTATGTATACTGTTGTTTCTACATTTTGGGGTGCTATATGGAATACTATTTCTCCAATAGTTATGGCTATATGGAATTTAATCAGTACGATATTCACTATAATATGGACAATAATTTCAACCATAATGCAGGGAATATTTCACGTAATAAGTAATGTGTGGAACGTAATATATAACGCCGTTTCAGGGGTGCTAATCTCTATATGGAACATTATAACAAGCATATGGAACAGTATATACAGTGCCGTCTCAGGCGTATTGTCCTCAATATGGGATGCAGTGTCGAGCATATGGAACAGTATATATAATGCAATTTCGGGCGTATTAAGCAGTATATTCAGCACTGTTTCTAGTATCTGGAACAGCATATTCTCAGCTGTAAGAAATAAGGTTGTTGAAATATATAACAATGTCAAAGACAAGTTTACGGAAATACTTAATTATCTTAGTGGTTTGAAAGATAAATTTTTACAAAAAGGACATGAAATGATAGACGGTCTTATAATGGGTATTGCGGATAAAATAAACGGTGTTACAAGTAAGATTAAGGAGTTGGGAGAAAAAGCGGTTGGGGCTATAAAACAATTCTTTAACATAAATTCACCGTCAAAGGTAATGCGTGAACTCGGTAACTTTACATTTGAGGGATTTAATCTTGGACTTGCAGACCAAATAAACGCTATCAAAAACACATCACTTAATATGGGTGCAGTGGTTACGGCTAATTCAATGCCTGACCTTAAAGCAAATCTGGACTATTCAGGAAAAAAAGATTTCAGCGCAATGCGTGAGACTATAGCTAGTAATACTACTAACAGTACATATATTCACGCTCCTGTTACTGTAACCCAAAAGAATGATATTGTTGTTCAAAATGGCGAGAGCACTGATAATCTTATTAAGAAATTATCAAGAGGAATGGAAGAAAACGCAGAAATTGTGTGGAAAGGGGTATTAGCATAA
- a CDS encoding N-acetylmuramoyl-L-alanine amidase: MSVCRVYIDPLRDYSGNNAGASYFGVREQDMNWFVAKRVSETLDNYTFMNSQKYSSFETHLSRETKETTKSEDMWESLRIRLNESEKLWDDGGEQTPYYIYLGIGSEPSGNKETSTERGISCHYEKRNAPGIDNDTWNAWSYSLADTILNTVVKNTDMPEYKIPITLTRYLPINENEKIMCGVTAHVGRINNANDARLLYNEETRNAIADNIAEAIAYWVDQDYTSGNVPDKYKTPYTAIDNAKDRAKAVLAEIQKNEELLSEIESRMVYNYIDKNFPSYAIGTIEYLIDNGFLILKGDDSGELGLTDDMIRQICIFARAGIFGKDCPTPENYIPL, encoded by the coding sequence ATGAGTGTTTGCAGAGTGTACATTGACCCTCTGAGAGATTACAGCGGCAATAATGCAGGAGCTTCATATTTTGGAGTGCGTGAACAAGACATGAACTGGTTTGTGGCAAAAAGAGTTTCTGAAACACTTGATAATTACACATTTATGAACTCACAGAAATATTCATCTTTTGAAACTCATTTAAGCCGGGAAACAAAAGAAACTACGAAAAGTGAAGATATGTGGGAGAGCTTGCGTATACGTCTGAATGAGAGTGAAAAGCTATGGGACGATGGAGGAGAGCAGACACCTTATTACATTTATTTGGGGATAGGCTCTGAACCGTCCGGGAATAAAGAGACCAGTACAGAAAGAGGTATAAGCTGTCACTATGAAAAGAGAAATGCACCGGGTATTGATAACGATACGTGGAACGCATGGAGCTATAGTTTAGCTGATACTATACTTAATACAGTTGTGAAAAATACTGATATGCCTGAATATAAAATACCTATAACGCTGACAAGGTATCTGCCAATAAATGAAAATGAAAAAATAATGTGCGGTGTTACGGCTCACGTAGGACGAATAAATAATGCAAATGACGCTAGATTATTATACAACGAAGAGACAAGGAATGCTATAGCTGACAATATAGCGGAGGCTATAGCATATTGGGTAGACCAGGATTACACAAGCGGGAACGTGCCTGATAAATATAAGACACCATATACAGCCATAGATAACGCCAAAGACAGGGCAAAGGCAGTTCTTGCCGAAATACAGAAGAACGAGGAATTATTGTCTGAAATAGAAAGCCGAATGGTATACAATTACATAGATAAAAATTTCCCGTCTTATGCTATAGGAACCATTGAATATTTAATTGACAATGGATTTTTAATTTTAAAAGGAGACGATAGCGGAGAACTTGGGTTGACTGATGACATGATACGTCAAATTTGTATTTTTGCCCGAGCTGGTATTTTCGGAAAAGATTGTCCTACACCTGAAAACTATATCCCGTTATGA
- a CDS encoding phage tail tube protein — MDEKDYNIANNVVMKAKDSLQANLGKCTITNGTKRYNFMQAINLEANFEKTKEEIPILGKTGKGNKSTGWKGTGSATFHYNTSIFREMMADYKNTGKDVYFDITIENGDPTSDAGYQIVTLKDCNIDGGILAKFDADGGYLDEDMDFTFEDFEITHSFTALTGFLINNNSNNNNNNNRNN, encoded by the coding sequence ATGGATGAAAAAGACTATAACATAGCAAATAATGTGGTGATGAAAGCTAAGGACAGTTTGCAAGCTAACTTAGGAAAATGCACCATAACTAATGGCACTAAGCGTTATAACTTTATGCAAGCAATTAACCTTGAAGCCAACTTTGAAAAAACAAAAGAAGAAATTCCGATACTCGGTAAAACAGGTAAAGGAAATAAATCTACAGGCTGGAAAGGAACAGGGTCAGCAACATTTCATTATAACACTTCAATATTTAGGGAAATGATGGCTGATTATAAGAATACCGGAAAAGATGTCTATTTTGACATTACAATTGAAAACGGTGACCCAACGTCAGACGCTGGGTATCAAATAGTAACACTTAAAGACTGTAATATAGACGGTGGTATTCTAGCAAAATTTGACGCTGACGGCGGGTATCTTGATGAGGATATGGACTTCACATTTGAGGACTTTGAGATTACTCATTCTTTTACTGCTTTGACAGGATTTTTAATAAACAATAATAGCAACAACAATAACAACAATAATAGAAACAACTAA